The Arachis ipaensis cultivar K30076 chromosome B10, Araip1.1, whole genome shotgun sequence DNA window tattttaacacaaattgaatctTTCAATTTGTAAACTTAGAAATTTGATCCTCAATTTTTCTACAAATTTTATTATTCGTTAAATCTAAAGGTctgatttattatttaaaattaaaaaaaataaaattcatataaaaaaacaTATCAATTAACTATTACCATGAATTATACCTGATCTTTTTTCACATCTAAAAAAATTAGCTGAACATAAATTGTCGCAATATAAATGCTTATTttgtttgatgttgaagaggTGTATGCTTTTGGTATATTAGGGAGGGGAAGTCTTTTTTTTTGGGGAGTTTTTTTTTGATAAAGAATGAACAAAAACTTATCTATTATCGTTTTCTTTCAAAATAAGAGTAAGATGATCTGATATCTTCTTGTGGTAATCTTTCTTAAGGAATATGTTTTACTGTATATAATCCAATTTTTACTAAGAGGAGTTATCAAAATATGCTCAAatgcataaaaaaatatattttcggTTGAAAAATGATATTTTAAACTAAGAAAATGACAATTTTTTTTATACTATAATTCTTTTTTCATGGACTAATTATATGATAAAaataacgatgatgatgatgatactaTCTCTattcacaaataataattatttttaaaattgtagTTTTTCACAAATAATTGTTTATTTAGAATATCTAGCCAATATTAAGTGAATTTTTTTCATAATTACATtccttttttttgggttttttatttttcttttttaatgatatttaataagagaaaatcaggCCTAAAAGATCACAAATTTGTttttggaaattaaagagaaaacgtTAAAACTTAGAAGGCCTAGCATATTTTTGAGCATTAGGCCCAGTTGAGTAGAACAAATTACTATAACCCTAGTGACCCACAAAAAGCATAAcccaatacaaaaaaaaaaaaataaaaaacattagtGGGTGTGTATATAAAAGGACAATTATACATATTTAACGACTCAACATCTCTCATAAACCCTGCAGCCCCTTTTTGTGTCTTCGAAAAACCCTAGCCCCCCTTTCTCCCCCTCTCTTCCTTCAATCGAAAATGGTACGCTCTCTCCTTTTCATTCCACTTCCTAATCGAATTCTGTTCAAATCTTGATTCAACGATGAATTTCTCTTCctttattaattttgttttgatttgagtttgcaGACAGGAGAAGCTGTGAACCCAAAAGCTTACCCTTTGGCAGATGCTCAACTCACCATAACCATACTCGATCTTGTTCAGCAAGCTGCCAACTACAAACAGCTCAAAAAGGGTGCTGAACAGGGGTATTTCGGAGTTTGTTGTTATGGCGGCTGATACTGAGCCGCTTGAGATTCTCCTCCACCTTCCTCTTCTTGCTGAGGATAAGGTATATCTCTCTCGCTCGCTCTCATAACATTTATTTATAGCGAAGGAATCGCATTGACAGAGTGTGTATGCGGACATTGGTAGTTATTATTAGTCACGATTCAGTGTGGGTGTGGAAATGTTAGTTCAGAGAGAGGGAAGGTTCAAGAACAGAGGAAAGTTTACAGAGGAAAGGCCTAGGTCAAAAGCAAGTTACTTCTGACTAAGCAGGAAAATGAGACTTACAAGAGCAAAAACTCAAAATTCTAATTACTCTATCTACTATATATACTTCCTTAGCTAAATCTGCTAACTAACCGTTCACCACTGTTAACAGCTGTATAACAAACTTTTCCAAACTGCAAAGTGTGTAACTAACTTGCTAATTAATCTGACTCCTCATGTGATAGTGGGAGCTATAAAAATCACTGGGATTAACTGAAATTGCGCCTGGATCGCGATTAGTATGCAAAGTAACGATTAAGGAACAAGCTGGGTTATTTTATTGTTAGTGACCAATATGTCACGCTTCTGCATATTGATCATTTGGAAAATTGAATTATATAATGTATCTTTAGTTTAATACTTTAGTTACTTTTCGGTCATTTTTATTTCAGGATTTTATTATGTTGCATGTATTATATCCTTATTTAGAGGTTTATTTTTTATGGGTTTAGCTAACATGTGCTCTAAGGGCACATGATAAGCTTACCATTAGTGAAAAGTTTTAAATGTTCTCATTTAAATGAACCGAAAACAAATGCAttgaaaacttaaatttttttcttaactTGTAAACCCTAATTTCATCTATTATTATCGTTTATGTATCTTATGTTCTGTTGTAGTACCTTTCTTTTATATGAGATTCTTTCTTTGCAATTATGTGCCATGATGTGTAATAAATCGATTAAGTGTCATGGTTGAATTTGTCTCCATAGTGTAGATGTTGATTCAGGTTGCGGGCTGTTGTCAAATTGTTTAATAGTTGGGGCAAGCAAGATATAAATTGTGTGTGGAAATGATAGTACAAGgcttttaattttgattcatgatTATTCATGATGCTTATTTTAACTCTCTTACTCTGTTTTTTTGTGCATCGTCATTATAGGTCATTGATCATTTATATGTGTACTTGATTTTCTTTTAGAACGTTCCCTATGTCTTTGTCCCATCAAAACAAGCACTTGGGCGAGCTTGTGGTGTCACCCGGCCAGTGATTGCATGTTCTGTGACAACAAATGAAGGAAGTCAGTTGAAATCACAGATACAGCAACTAAAGGTTACTTTCATGATATTTCTATTGCTGTTCCTTGGGTTTTTGTGGTCATATGTTTCTTTAATTAAGCATATATTCTAAGTATTTTGTTTCTATTGCAGGATGCTATTGAGAAGCTGTTGATCTAAAATATCCATGATATCGGTATGATGGGCTTCTGGAGCAGTGCTGAATGAGCCCTCAGAGGCTTTGACTGGATGAGATGTTGTTGTTCACATTAGGCATAGATGATGCTTATATTTTAACCTACTTTAATTTTTCTATCTACTTTGAAAGATTATTTGAGTGGTATTTTTGTTGAAGTTAGTACGAGTGAGTGATGTTTTAAACTTGTTATTATATTTTGTTCAATGCAGTTCTCTGGTAGTATGGCGGTGATCATTGGTGAATTTTAAGAGTTACTGAATTTCTTTTGATAAGTCAGAACATTTTCTACAGACAAATGAAATTTAAAATCAATCTATCACGATGCAGTGCTAAAGAAAAAAACATCGCCAAAATTACAGACATCTTTTGTATTAAGTTAATAACCCATTTTCTATCATTTAACTACTCAATACATTAAGCCCGTAGAATTGATTTTGTCGTCATCAACTCTCAATTTATATAACCTTTAATTAAACTTGTGCAAAACTGCGTATTTATATTAAATAGATATGGTTAATagttaaatttgtttttaaaattatttattcttcaaattagtccctaaagtaGAAGTTTAAATTGGTCATATTAATTTGTAAAagataaaacataaattaaattgatCCTTCTTTTAGTTAGATAATGATGTGTTATATGATATGATGATGTTATAACTTGTGACATGTCGAGAGATTAGAGTCAAATTAGTATTTAAAAATATACGtgtaagttatttttatttttaaaattttacaagtTGATTAAATTANNNNNNNNNNNNNNNNNNNNNNNNNNNNNNNNNNNNNNNNNNNNNNNNNNNNNNNNNNNNNNNNNNNNNNNNNNNNNNNNNNNNNNNNNNNNNNNNTTTTGAATCTCACTAAATAATTataatagttattttaaaatttaaattttttagattttttaaatttataatttttattattatttaatttatgtgaTAGAACTCAATAATTGAAAAACTGAATTTGTGGGATCACTCCTTGAATCTTAATAATATCTTCATGTAATATTTTTCAATATTATTATTGTTTAGTTATAGTCATTTCCTATGAAGCACAACCACTTCTTTTGTTTGTTGTGTCTGCATATCAAACACATTTTGTATCTCTGTATTttataagaattttaaatttatgtgCCTCTGTATCTCGTGTCAATGTCCGTGTTTTATAGGCcatttctttatatttttttaattgtcagattttttttctttttttttttttaaaaaagttaatTTGTTAATAagaattttgaactaaaactactATAAAAAGATGACAATGGAATCATAGATTGGACTAAATTTTGGACGGGATCAACTATATTTTGCATGTCATGTGTCACTAACATGATACGTCGATCAATTATCTTGTGACACATGGCATTAGCATACTACGATATCGTGATACTTTATGTTACACGCTATCATctaactaataaaataattaatttgacttatgttttatttttaaagactaatatgattaatttaattttttaaaaattaatttaaaaaatgaataatattttaaaaacgaATTTGACTATTAAACCCACGTAGATAAAGTTGGTGTTGTAACTTAGAGATTTTTTCACAAAGTCTAAGGGTCCGTT harbors:
- the LOC107620074 gene encoding LOW QUALITY PROTEIN: NHP2-like protein 1 (The sequence of the model RefSeq protein was modified relative to this genomic sequence to represent the inferred CDS: inserted 2 bases in 1 codon), which encodes MTGEAVNPKAYPLADAQLTITILDLVQQAANYKQLKKGXLNRGISEFVVMAADTEPLEILLHLPLLAEDKNVPYVFVPSKQALGRACGVTRPVIACSVTTNEGSQLKSQIQQLKDAIEKLLI